The following are encoded in a window of Sinorhizobium sojae CCBAU 05684 genomic DNA:
- a CDS encoding single-stranded DNA-binding protein — translation MAGSVNKVILIGNVGADPEIRRTQDGRPIANLRIATSESWRDRNSGERREKTEWHTVVVFNEGLCKVVEQYVKKGAKLYIEGQLQTRKWQDQNGNDRYTTEIVLQGFNSTLTMLDGRSEGGGAGRGGSDYGGSLGGGGYEDYDQPRQSSGGRAGGQPNQGGGNFSRDLDDDIPF, via the coding sequence ATGGCTGGCAGCGTCAACAAGGTGATCTTGATCGGAAATGTCGGGGCAGACCCAGAGATCCGGCGCACGCAGGACGGCCGGCCGATCGCCAATCTGCGCATTGCGACCTCCGAAAGCTGGCGCGACCGCAACAGCGGTGAGCGCCGCGAGAAGACGGAATGGCATACTGTCGTCGTCTTCAACGAGGGCCTCTGCAAGGTCGTCGAGCAATATGTGAAGAAGGGCGCCAAGCTCTACATCGAAGGACAACTGCAGACCCGCAAATGGCAGGACCAGAACGGCAATGACCGCTACACGACCGAAATCGTGCTGCAGGGCTTCAATTCGACGCTGACGATGCTCGACGGCCGCAGCGAGGGCGGCGGGGCGGGCCGCGGCGGCAGCGACTACGGCGGAAGCCTCGGTGGTGGCGGCTACGAGGATTACGACCAGCCGCGACAGTCCTCCGGCGGACGCGCCGGCGGCCAGCCGAACCAGGGCGGCGGCAACTTCTCGCGCGATCTCGACGACGACATTCCGTTCTGA
- the gyrA gene encoding DNA gyrase subunit A produces the protein MTEQSTPGGGKNPPGIEPISIIEEMQRSYLDYAMSVIVSRALPDVRDGLKPVHRRILYGMSELGIDWNKKYVKCARVTGDVMGKYHPHGNMAIYDALARMAQDWSLRLPLIDGQGNFGSVDGDPPAAERYTECRLQKAAHSLLDDLDKETVDFRENYDGTLQEPVVVPAKFPNLLVNGAGGIAVGMATNIPPHNLGEVIDACIALIDDPAIELPELMQIIPGPDFPTGALILGRAGIRQAYETGRGSVIMRGRAHVEPMRGDREQIIITEIPYQVNKATMIEKMAELVRDKRIEGISDLRDESDRQGYRVVIELKRDANADVILNQLYRYTPLQTSFGCNMVALNGGKPEQMTLLDMLRAFVSFREDVVSRRTKYLLRKARERAHVLVGLAIAVANIDEVIKLIRHAPDPQSAREQLMERRWPAHEVDALIRLIDDPRHRINDDDTYNLSEEQARAILELRLQRLTALGRDEIGEELNKIGEEIREYLDILSSRLRIMQIVKDELAAVRDEFGTPRRTEIADGGPDMDDEDLIAREDMVVTVSHLGYIKRVPLTTYRAQRRGGKGRSGMATRDEDFVTRLFVANTHTPVLFFSSRGIVYKEKVWRLPIGTPQSRGKALINMLPLSPGERITTIMPLPEDETTWENLDVMFSTTRGTVRRNKLSDFVQVNRNGKIAMKFDEEGDEILSVDTCTEFDDVLLTTALGQCIRFPVSDVRVFAGRNSIGVRGISLGDGDRIISMAIVAHVDAEPWERAAYLRRSAAERRAATGEDEEIVLVGEEVTNGGELTNERYEELKAREQFVLTLSEKGFGKRSSSYDFRTSGRGGKGIRATDTSKTAEIGELVAAFPIEHNDQIMLVSNGGQLIRVPVDGIRLASRATKGVTIFSTAKDEKVVSVERISEPEGEDGIEEVVTAGEAIVAEPPADAED, from the coding sequence TTGACTGAACAAAGCACTCCCGGCGGCGGAAAGAATCCGCCAGGCATCGAGCCGATTTCCATCATCGAGGAAATGCAGCGGTCCTACCTGGATTACGCCATGAGCGTGATCGTCTCCCGCGCGCTTCCCGATGTGCGCGACGGGCTGAAGCCGGTCCACCGGCGCATCCTCTACGGGATGAGCGAACTCGGCATCGACTGGAACAAGAAATACGTCAAATGCGCCCGGGTGACCGGTGACGTGATGGGTAAATACCATCCGCACGGCAATATGGCGATCTACGATGCCCTGGCGCGCATGGCGCAGGATTGGTCGCTGAGGCTGCCGCTGATCGACGGCCAGGGCAATTTCGGCTCGGTGGACGGCGACCCGCCTGCGGCCGAGCGTTATACCGAATGCCGGCTGCAGAAGGCGGCCCATTCGCTGCTCGACGATCTGGACAAGGAAACGGTCGATTTTCGCGAGAATTACGACGGCACCCTGCAGGAGCCGGTCGTCGTCCCGGCGAAATTTCCGAACCTGCTCGTCAATGGCGCCGGCGGCATCGCCGTCGGCATGGCAACCAATATTCCGCCGCACAATCTCGGCGAAGTCATCGATGCATGCATCGCTCTGATCGACGATCCGGCAATCGAACTGCCGGAACTGATGCAGATCATCCCGGGTCCGGACTTCCCGACGGGCGCGCTGATTCTCGGCCGCGCCGGCATTCGCCAGGCCTACGAGACCGGCCGCGGTTCTGTCATCATGCGCGGCCGTGCCCATGTCGAACCGATGCGCGGCGACCGTGAGCAGATCATCATCACCGAAATCCCCTACCAGGTGAACAAGGCGACGATGATCGAGAAGATGGCCGAACTGGTGCGCGACAAGCGCATCGAGGGCATCTCCGATCTTCGCGACGAGTCGGACCGGCAGGGCTACCGCGTCGTCATCGAGCTGAAGCGCGATGCCAATGCCGATGTGATCCTCAACCAGCTTTATCGCTACACGCCGCTGCAGACGTCTTTCGGCTGTAACATGGTGGCACTGAACGGCGGCAAGCCGGAACAGATGACGCTGCTCGACATGCTGCGCGCCTTCGTCTCGTTCCGCGAGGATGTCGTTAGCCGGAGAACAAAATACCTGCTGCGCAAGGCTCGCGAGCGGGCGCATGTCCTGGTCGGCCTCGCCATCGCCGTCGCCAATATCGACGAGGTGATCAAGCTTATCCGCCACGCGCCCGATCCGCAGAGCGCGCGCGAACAACTGATGGAGCGTCGCTGGCCGGCGCATGAGGTCGACGCGCTGATCCGGCTGATCGACGATCCGCGTCACCGCATCAATGACGACGACACCTACAACCTCTCGGAAGAGCAGGCGCGCGCCATTCTCGAACTCCGCCTGCAACGCCTGACCGCGCTTGGCCGGGACGAGATCGGCGAGGAGCTCAACAAGATCGGCGAGGAAATCCGGGAATATCTCGATATCCTCTCCTCGCGACTGCGCATCATGCAGATTGTCAAGGACGAGCTCGCCGCCGTCCGCGACGAATTCGGCACGCCGCGCCGCACCGAGATCGCCGATGGCGGTCCGGACATGGACGACGAGGATCTCATCGCCCGGGAGGACATGGTCGTGACCGTGTCGCATCTCGGTTACATCAAGCGTGTGCCGCTGACCACCTATCGTGCTCAGCGCCGCGGCGGCAAGGGTCGCTCCGGCATGGCAACGCGCGACGAGGATTTCGTTACCCGGCTATTCGTGGCCAACACCCATACGCCGGTCCTGTTCTTCTCCTCGCGAGGTATCGTCTACAAGGAAAAGGTCTGGCGGCTGCCGATCGGCACCCCGCAATCGCGCGGCAAGGCGCTGATCAACATGCTGCCGCTTAGTCCCGGCGAACGCATCACCACAATCATGCCGCTGCCGGAGGACGAGACGACCTGGGAAAACCTGGACGTCATGTTCTCGACGACGCGCGGCACCGTCCGGCGCAACAAGCTTTCCGACTTCGTCCAGGTCAACCGCAACGGCAAGATCGCGATGAAGTTCGATGAGGAGGGCGACGAAATCCTCTCGGTCGACACCTGCACCGAGTTCGACGACGTGCTGCTGACGACGGCCCTCGGCCAATGCATCCGCTTCCCGGTCTCCGACGTGCGCGTTTTCGCCGGGCGCAATTCGATCGGCGTGCGTGGCATTTCGCTCGGGGACGGCGACCGGATTATCTCGATGGCGATCGTCGCCCATGTGGATGCCGAGCCTTGGGAACGCGCCGCCTATCTGCGGCGGTCGGCGGCCGAAAGGCGCGCCGCAACCGGCGAGGACGAAGAGATCGTGCTGGTCGGCGAGGAGGTCACCAATGGCGGCGAACTCACCAACGAGCGCTATGAGGAGCTCAAGGCACGCGAGCAGTTCGTGCTGACGCTCTCGGAAAAGGGATTCGGCAAGCGGTCCTCGTCCTATGATTTCCGCACCTCCGGTCGCGGCGGCAAGGGCATCCGCGCCACCGACACCTCCAAGACCGCCGAGATCGGCGAACTGGTCGCGGCATTCCCGATCGAGCATAACGACCAGATCATGCTCGTTTCCAACGGTGGACAGCTGATCCGCGTGCCGGTCGACGGTATTCGACTGGCAAGCCGTGCCACCAAGGGTGTCACGATCTTCTCGACCGCAAAGGACGAGAAGGTGGTCTCGGTCGAACGGATCAGCGAGCCGGAGGGCGAGGACGGGATCGAGGAAGTCGTGACCGCCGGCGAGGCCATCGTCGCCGAGCCACCTGCAGACGCGGAAGACTGA
- a CDS encoding MarC family protein: MFNADLLINALTTLLVTLDPPGLAPIFLSLTVGLNRQQRIQVATRGSLIAFVILAAFALFGDGILGLLGISIGAFRIAGGLLLFWIAFEMIFERRQERKEKTGEAAVTKDHIHNIAVFPLALPLIAGPGAISATILLGSSFPSVLDRVQLLTVIAVSMALLFLALVIAERVDRFLGVTGRAILTRLLGVILAALAVQFVVDGVRAAFGI; this comes from the coding sequence ATGTTCAATGCCGACCTGCTGATCAATGCGCTGACGACACTCCTCGTGACGCTCGACCCGCCGGGTCTGGCGCCGATCTTCTTGAGTCTCACCGTCGGTTTGAATCGGCAGCAGCGTATTCAGGTTGCGACGCGCGGTTCGCTGATCGCCTTCGTCATCCTTGCAGCCTTTGCTCTATTCGGCGACGGCATTCTCGGCCTGCTCGGCATCTCGATCGGTGCCTTCCGGATCGCAGGCGGCCTGCTGCTGTTCTGGATCGCCTTCGAGATGATCTTCGAGCGGCGCCAGGAAAGAAAGGAAAAGACCGGTGAGGCGGCCGTCACCAAGGATCACATTCACAATATTGCGGTCTTCCCGCTTGCCCTGCCCCTGATCGCCGGACCGGGGGCAATTTCGGCGACCATCCTGCTCGGCAGTTCCTTCCCCTCCGTCCTCGATCGCGTGCAGCTTCTTACCGTTATCGCGGTCTCCATGGCGCTTCTGTTTCTGGCGCTGGTGATCGCCGAACGGGTCGACCGCTTTCTCGGCGTCACCGGGCGCGCGATCCTCACCCGCCTGCTGGGCGTCATCCTTGCGGCACTCGCGGTGCAATTCGTGGTCGACGGCGTACGCGCTGCCTTTGGCATCTGA